GATGAAGACGGTTGGAGGAGGTCGCAAGCTTCGATACAAAGGGGTAGCGCGCAATCAGCTCTGGGCGGAACTAACGGCGGCAGCCTACAATCTGGTCCGAATGGCGAGACTGGCCGTGGCCGTGCAGACCATTCAAGGGGCATAGTGTGCCCCCCGAGGCTAAATAAGGCTCAAAAAAGGCGGCGAAGGCCCTCTCGGGAAGGCCAAGACCCTCCAGGACGCGCCCCCGGGGACGATAACCCGGATGCACCCACATCAAAAAACGACCATCAGCCCCTTTTTTCAGCACCCTGCTAGACGCTGTTTGCATTGAGCCGGCAGTCCTCAAGGACCTGCCTGGGCACCATTTTCAGGGCCAGGATGACCAGGGCAGGCACGATGACTAAGTCGTCCAGGTAGCCGAGCCCGGGCAGGAAATCGGGGATGAGGTCAACGGGGGAGAGGGCGTAGCCGACGGCGAGACCCAGAAGGACCTTGGCCAGGCGCGGTGTGCGTCGGTCTTTCAGCACCAGCTGATACACCCTGAGCTCGCGTTTTAGGGCTCTCCCTGTGGCCTTAAGCCTGTCAAACAGGGGCTAGAGCCCTTCTTTTTTGAACTGCTGGGCCAGGGGGGCCAGGGCCCTTATCATGCCCTCCAGCTCCTCTTTTATATCCTGGGACTGGAGGAAGCGCCTTATCTCCCCCGGCACCCCGGCCACCACGGAGCGGGTGGGGACATCCATCTTCTCTTTAACCAGGGAGCCGGCGGTGATGACGCAGTAGCCTGCGAGCTGGGCCCCCTTGAGCACGGTGGCGTTGCTGCCGATGAGGACATAGCTCCCTATCCTCTCCGCCTCCACCACCGCCCCCGGGCCCAGGCACACGGAGTCCCCCATCCGGGTGGGCCCGTGGATGACGCAGTTCTCCTCTATGTGGCAGTTTTTGCCGATGATGACGGGGCCGGAGTCGGTCCTGATGACGGCCCCCGGCCAGATGCTGGAGCCCTCCCCCACCTCCACCTCCCCTATGAGCAGCGCCTGCTGGCTCACCCAGGCGGATGGGGCGATGCGGGGCTCCTTTCCCTGAAAGGGCTTTATCACGCCTATGAGATTATCCCCTCCCCCGCCCCCTGTCAATCTTTTGCCCCCTCTTCTCCTTTGTGCTAGACTTCCCCAGATGCTGGAGCTTCCCCCTTCCCGTAGCGGGCGCCCCGCCCTGGAGATAGCCTCCCAGGTGGCCCGGGCCGCCGGGAGTGTCATTCTTTCCTCCTTTTCCAGGACGGACAAGAAGACCAGGCCAAAGGGGAAGAGCAACCTGGTGACCGAGGCGGATTACCTCTCGGAGCAGGCCATCCTCGGGGAGCTCAGGGCCGAGTTTCCCTCCTGCGGGTTCCTATCGGAGGAGTCGGAGGCCGTAGTATCGGATTCCCCCTTCACCTGGGTGGTGGACCCCATGGACGGCTCCAACAACTTCTCCTTCGGCATCCCTTTCTTCTCGGTGAACTTGGCCCTACTCCACAAAGAGGAGGTCGTCCTGGGGGTTACCTATGACCCGGTGAGGGACGAGCTCTTTCGCGGTCTCAAGGGCCAGGGGGCCTTTCTGGGGGAAAAACCCCTGAGGGTCTCGGCCAGGACGGAGCTAAAAGATGCCCTGGTGGGGTTTGACATGGGGTATGACATGGAGAGGGGAAGGGAAATGCTGGAGGCGGCGAGAAAGCTCTGGGGGGCGGTCTTTTCCTTTCGGATTATGGGCTCGGCGGCCCTGGTCCTGGCCTATGTGGCCTCGGGCCGGCTGGACCTGTACCTCCACCGCCGTCTCTACCCCTGGGACATCCTGCCGGGGAAGCTTCTGATAGAGGAGGCGGGGGGTGTGGTGAGCGACTGGGAAGGCAAACATGTCCTTCCCCGAACCCAGGCCATCATTGCTGGGAACCCGGAGCTCCACCGGGGATGCCTCCAGAAGGTCGGGACTACCGTCCGTAGCGGGCCATAAAGCGGCCCATCCTTTTCAGGGCTTCCTCTATGGCCGGCAGGGAGACAGCGTAGCAGCAGCGGATATAGCCTTCCCCGCAGGCCCCGAAGGTCGAACCGTGTACCACTGCGACCTTCTCCTCCATCAGGAGCTTCTCGGTGAATTCTTCGGAGGAGAGGCCGGTGGCCCGGATGGAGGGGAAGGCGTAGAAGGCCCCCTGGGGCTCCGGGCACGGGAGGCCGATGGCGTTGAGTCCTTTGACTATTGCCCGGCGGCGGTGGTTGTATTCCAGGGCCATCTCTTTTACTGCGGCATCTCCGTTCCTGATGGCCTCCAGGGCTGCCATCTGGGCCATGATAGGGGCGCACATCATAGTGTACTGGTGGACCCGGGTCATGGCCTCAATAATCTCCTGGGGGGCGCAGGCATAGCCCAGCCGCCAGCCGGTCATGGCATAGGCCTTGGAAAAGCCCCCCAGGAGGATAGTCCTCTCCTTCATCCCGGGGAGGGTGGCAAAGCAGGTGTGCTCCCCCTCATAGACCAGCCGGGCATATATCTCGTCGGAGACGGCGATGAGCTGGTGCTTCCTTACCAGCTCCGCCAGGGCCATAAGCTCCCTTCGGGGCATAACCGTCCCGGTGGGGTTAGCGGGGTAGCCGAAGAGGAGGGCCTTGGTGGCGGGGGTTATGGCCCGGGCCACCCTCTCATGGCTGAGGCGGAAATCTTCCTCTCCTGTGGTGGGGATGGGGACGGGCTTGCCCCCCGCCAGAAGGGCGCAGGGGGCATAGGCCACATAGGCGGGGTCGGGGATGATAACTTCCTCCCCGGGGTTGAGGATGGCCCTCATAGCCAGGTCCATGCCCTGGCTCACCCCCACCGTGACCAGGACCTCGGTCTCCGGGTTGTAGGCCACCCCGTAGTTCTCTTCAAGGTAGCGGGCGATGGCCTTCCTCAGCTGGGGCAGACCCGTATTGGGGGTATACATGGTGTAGCCCTTCTCCAGGGCATATATGCCCGCCTCTCGGATATGCCAGGGGGTGGCAAAGTCCGGCTCCCCAACCCCCAGGGAGATTATCCCCTCCACGGAGCGGACAAGGTCAAAGAAGCGCCGGATGCCCGAGGGAGGGATGGCCTCCAGTCGCCGGGAGAGGGGGCTTTTCTGGACCTCGGGTGTCTCCATGGCTAGAGGGTATAGGGGAGCCTGGGGGTGGTTTCCTTGCCCACCAGAATGTCCCCGTCCTCCTTAAAGCGTTTCAGGAGGAAGTGGGTGACGGTGCCCTGGACGGACTCCAGGGGGGAGAGTTTTTCCGCTACAAAGGCGGCGACCTCCTGCATTGTCTTGCCTGTCACCAGCACGGCCAAGTCATAGGTCCCCGAGACCAGGTAGACCGAGCGGGCCTGGGGGAAGCGGTAGATGCGCTCGGCGGCGGCATCAAAGCCCACATCCCTTTGGGGGGTCACCTTGACCTCAATCAGGGCCATCACCTGTTCTTCCCCCGCCTTTTCCCAGTTGATGACGGTCTTATAC
This genomic stretch from Chloroflexota bacterium harbors:
- a CDS encoding Lrp/AsnC family transcriptional regulator, with amino-acid sequence MTEKEKEFLRILEKDPRTTPEKLATMTGSSPQAVEKAIKKAEGEGVIVKYKTVINWEKAGEEQVMALIEVKVTPQRDVGFDAAAERIYRFPQARSVYLVSGTYDLAVLVTGKTMQEVAAFVAEKLSPLESVQGTVTHFLLKRFKEDGDILVGKETTPRLPYTL
- a CDS encoding DUF1232 domain-containing protein — translated: MFDRLKATGRALKRELRVYQLVLKDRRTPRLAKVLLGLAVGYALSPVDLIPDFLPGLGYLDDLVIVPALVILALKMVPRQVLEDCRLNANSV
- a CDS encoding aminotransferase class I/II-fold pyridoxal phosphate-dependent enzyme, whose protein sequence is METPEVQKSPLSRRLEAIPPSGIRRFFDLVRSVEGIISLGVGEPDFATPWHIREAGIYALEKGYTMYTPNTGLPQLRKAIARYLEENYGVAYNPETEVLVTVGVSQGMDLAMRAILNPGEEVIIPDPAYVAYAPCALLAGGKPVPIPTTGEEDFRLSHERVARAITPATKALLFGYPANPTGTVMPRRELMALAELVRKHQLIAVSDEIYARLVYEGEHTCFATLPGMKERTILLGGFSKAYAMTGWRLGYACAPQEIIEAMTRVHQYTMMCAPIMAQMAALEAIRNGDAAVKEMALEYNHRRRAIVKGLNAIGLPCPEPQGAFYAFPSIRATGLSSEEFTEKLLMEEKVAVVHGSTFGACGEGYIRCCYAVSLPAIEEALKRMGRFMARYGR
- a CDS encoding inositol monophosphatase, with the translated sequence MLELPPSRSGRPALEIASQVARAAGSVILSSFSRTDKKTRPKGKSNLVTEADYLSEQAILGELRAEFPSCGFLSEESEAVVSDSPFTWVVDPMDGSNNFSFGIPFFSVNLALLHKEEVVLGVTYDPVRDELFRGLKGQGAFLGEKPLRVSARTELKDALVGFDMGYDMERGREMLEAARKLWGAVFSFRIMGSAALVLAYVASGRLDLYLHRRLYPWDILPGKLLIEEAGGVVSDWEGKHVLPRTQAIIAGNPELHRGCLQKVGTTVRSGP
- a CDS encoding gamma carbonic anhydrase family protein; this translates as MIKPFQGKEPRIAPSAWVSQQALLIGEVEVGEGSSIWPGAVIRTDSGPVIIGKNCHIEENCVIHGPTRMGDSVCLGPGAVVEAERIGSYVLIGSNATVLKGAQLAGYCVITAGSLVKEKMDVPTRSVVAGVPGEIRRFLQSQDIKEELEGMIRALAPLAQQFKKEGL